In a genomic window of Lacrimispora sp. BS-2:
- a CDS encoding MgtC/SapB family protein produces MTGFRTYMLVCMGSAAVMMTNQYIYQTFGGSDPSRLGAQVISGIGFLGAGIIIVTKNNQVRGLTTAAGLWAAACAGLAVGIGFYKGAMLMGLAISLIMTVFQKVDNRLLTTSRIFNLYMNFNAAANLNLFLESCKDRNIQIIDMQAFKAKGKGEDGIVAIITLKTAKREPRGNVLQVFGMAEGLKYMEEL; encoded by the coding sequence ATGACTGGGTTTCGGACGTATATGCTGGTATGTATGGGATCGGCAGCCGTGATGATGACCAACCAGTATATTTATCAAACTTTTGGCGGCTCAGATCCCTCAAGGCTGGGCGCGCAGGTAATCAGCGGAATCGGCTTCTTAGGAGCAGGGATCATCATAGTGACCAAAAATAATCAGGTGCGGGGCTTAACCACTGCCGCAGGATTATGGGCGGCTGCCTGTGCAGGGCTGGCTGTTGGCATCGGGTTCTATAAGGGAGCAATGCTTATGGGATTGGCCATCAGCCTGATTATGACAGTTTTCCAAAAAGTTGATAACCGGCTTTTGACAACATCAAGAATCTTTAATCTGTATATGAACTTCAATGCTGCGGCTAATTTGAATTTGTTTCTGGAAAGCTGCAAAGACCGGAATATACAAATTATTGATATGCAGGCATTTAAAGCAAAGGGCAAGGGAGAAGACGGCATTGTTGCCATAATTACATTGAAAACTGCAAAAAGAGAGCCCCGGGGGA